The segment GAGTTATGAAGCATATTGGAGAGAATATTTGAGCAGATTTAAAGAGAATAGAGCATATTCATGAAGGCTTTGTGACTACAGGCATATTTATGATAACCTTATGGGCAGATCTACAAAGATCTTATGAGCAAACTTATGGATTCCTCTATTAAGTTACCCATTTCATTAGCAAAGTCAAAACCCTGTGACCACTTTCTAGAAAAGTGAATTTTCAGTTTGGCCATAAAAAGGGCAAATCAAATATTCAAATACATTGCAGTCTCCATGAACTAACCAAATCTTAGCCAGATTTAAAGGACTGCACTAATGAGACCGCAACACAAAGCTTTATCTAATAAAAGCTTTTATCagcaaaaatttattttatttattttgcacaACAAATCACTCCAAAAACTTACTTCCAGATTCAAATGACGAAGTACACAAGCAATGCCCTCTATTACAATTTGATTGTGCGTAAACACTACACAGCTACTTCCAGATTTAATGGACTGCACTAATGAGACCGCAACACAAAGCTTTATCTAATAAAAGCTTTTATCagcaaaaatttattttatttattttgcacaACAAATCACTCCAAAAACTTACTTCCAGATTCAAATGACTGCAGTATCATCTAGTTATTCCTAATATTTGTCacattcaaataattttattttttttgattggtacattcaaataaatttaaaaatatcacATAATAATAgaaatagagcatcttgggtcagATTCTGAACGAAGACAGATGCGGCACTATTTCCACATTCTAATAACTACAGCATCACCAGTTTACTAAATATTTATCACATCCAAATAAGTTTCaaaaatatgaagctctggtcacctTCTGCAAAGAGACAAACAATGTCAACAAGACAACCTCCTTTTATTGACACTCGAGATTTTGACAACTAGAATAAGTTGTctttaacaaaaaatattattgTCCCCTCTTCCCACAATTAGACCGACGTCTCCAGTTTCTCTTCTTCACTAAACCATTAACATTAGCCTTCCAAACCTAATAAAATGCAGCCTGGAAACAACTGTGATAATGGAGAATTTGAATAATGTTCACAGGACAAGCATGAAAGCTATGTGAAATTTTCTAAGAATCTAAGGATCAATTTTAGAATCCTACAAATTAACAGGCAAATATGCcatcttaaaataaaataatagctCAGAAAGAAATGCAGAATGCCATAATGGACCCAGTCAAACTAATAGTTGCGACAGAAGATTCCAAGAAGACACCACTAAAATCATGACGACGCAGTGCCTTGAATAGGAACAACTGAATTATAATGTTCCCCCAATCCATATGCATGTTTGTGGTAAGAGAGCATTATACTTGGATTAGCAGATAGGCCACCTTCATTTTCAGACTTGTACTCCTTCCCCATTTCAACATCTGGAAAGTTCCCAGCAAATATAACCATGTGTTTTCTCAATGAATGAGCAAGAGCTCCTAACTCAAGCTGACCTCCCCAGGCTGCAGTGGATTCAACCTCCCTACAATACTTTTCAAATCTTTCCTGCATATTATCATTTAATTCAGTATCATTTTCAGAATCAGATAAAAAAAATGGCAGAAAATCTTCCGCATGGTTTCGCATATAATCAGCAGCCATTTCTCTAAGTTGTTGATATGAATACTGGCACTGAAGTGGGTAAAGTGATAACTGGTTCTCTACAGCCCTGTAGAGGCAGTGACCATCAGGCTTGATTTCATATAATAACAACCCAAGTGGCTGAAGTTTCTGCTGCAACCGTTCATTTTCAAGCACACGGTCGCTGATTATGTTACCTTGTTCTTCTTGTATTCTTTGTTCACGTTCTGCCTCCTGTTGTGCTATCTTTTCACGCCGCTTTACACTCTTAGTTGGCTTCCACAAATGCCCTGTGCTTGTGACAGATACACCTGCCACAGCCTTTACCAGGTTGTCAAGATCCTTAGAGTCATTGCTTTTGTAGCCTAATGATGAAAGCTCTTTTGTATGACGAGCTTTCATTTTAGCATCCAGTTTAGCAATTTCATCTTCCACTTGTTTTTTCTTGGTTTTCTGTTCTGCCTTGCTACCCTTAGCAGCTGCTTTCTTCAGAGCTACTTCCTTGTTTTGAAGTTCTTTGCTTTCACGTCTGCAGTCAAACCATAAACATATTAATGCTGGTTCAAAACATTAAGATGCCGATTCTTAATCAACATAAAGAACATAGAAGGATGCAAGAGAACCATATTTAGGGGTATAAAGTAACGAAGTGTGTGTACATATATTAACACAGAGGCATAAAGAAAGAGAAGCCGTGCTCCATCTATGGATTAAAGGAATGTTAGAATTTAAGTATCACAGTATGCAGTAACAAACTTAATAATAAACAATAACTATAGTAGTCAGTTATTACTGATTGAATGGTCACTTAACGAGTAACcaacatctatatatatgtatttattttttttcttctataACACATTTGAACCTCAGGCTCCAAAACAGTATAAGAGCGCCCAGTTCTCCTGCAAATATAAAGAGAATTAAGAATTCAGCCCCTGTGAAGTTAAAGAGAGAACCATTTTAGCCTCCAATGATGAGCAGAAAACAGATTGATTGAAAGTAAAGGTTCAAAAAGATGTCGGGTATCAAGTGGCTCAGTGGATCAAGTGGTGAGAGAATAAAAAGCTTGCTGATTCATGTGTTCTCTCAAAGCAGGGGATGAGAGATAGCATTGGAGACTGCATACAAATGGGAGTGCCCAGAGAAAGTAAGAATTTGCTGTCATAAAAGTCTGCCAAAGCCCTCATTTAATTTGTAAAAGCTAGAAGTCAATCCCCAAAAGCCACGAATATTTTTTTTTGCTCTAGCATACATGTAAAGAAAGAAACTGTGCCAACTCAGTTACAGAAAAACTTCAAAAGTTTGAGGTAAGCGAGTTTCTTAATTTTTCGTTACATTTCACAGCACATAAGCAACGTTTGGTACAAACAATGCTTCTGATTCACATTTGTAGATAATGTTTTCATATTGAATTATTATATCTAACAACTAGTATACAGTAGCAACAACAGCATCTACAGCATCATCCCTATAACTGCCGAGTAGCAGTACAGGAGAAACAAAAGTGCATCATTCATTCCATTTCTTATCAATCTATGAACAGTTGTTTGGCTATAAAATCTGAAGCAGGTCATCAAGAAGTATATAGAAAGCTTGGACTTCCATGCACTGACACTAAATATTTGTCATTGACAGCACAAATCCCTTTCACAGACTATCGAGGTACCACATATCATTTTGTTGTCACATGCATTTGAGGTCTCGTCTTGGGTACAAGGAACAACTTCAGGGGCACCTGTTGGAGAGATGAGGAACCCTCATATTTTGCAAAATGACTTCAAATGCTTATAAAATAATGCTTCCTAACTCTCAACTGCTGAGCAGAAAAAATTATTCAGCTTGGGAAACCAAGGTAGCAAGGAAACGTCTCCCCAAGCACCTTGTACGGGTCTCAAGTACGGGTTCGCATATCTAGTGCTGGAGGCATCTAAGGGTTCACTGGTGTGTTTGGGAGACTTGGGCGTGAGTCGGAAGCAAGTATCCTGACCAGAA is part of the Cryptomeria japonica chromosome 10, Sugi_1.0, whole genome shotgun sequence genome and harbors:
- the LOC131029967 gene encoding OVARIAN TUMOR DOMAIN-containing deubiquitinating enzyme 5, giving the protein MEVVPGASNNGNEEAVNKNGVCNPDDGYLVEDDGKLSDEKTTPEQPKESRAEMLSRHQRESKELQNKEVALKKAAAKGSKAEQKTKKKQVEDEIAKLDAKMKARHTKELSSLGYKSNDSKDLDNLVKAVAGVSVTSTGHLWKPTKSVKRREKIAQQEAEREQRIQEEQGNIISDRVLENERLQQKLQPLGLLLYEIKPDGHCLYRAVENQLSLYPLQCQYSYQQLREMAADYMRNHAEDFLPFFLSDSENDTELNDNMQERFEKYCREVESTAAWGGQLELGALAHSLRKHMVIFAGNFPDVEMGKEYKSENEGGLSANPSIMLSYHKHAYGLGEHYNSVVPIQGTASS